A single region of the Halobellus ruber genome encodes:
- a CDS encoding DUF4350 domain-containing protein: protein MARWDRPTLVAVALAVCLAATILWAGSTSVAGFSAYNSEWNGTADLRGHADAVGAEATVVTDTAQYGGVPPSGTVAVVLSPDSPYTDAETERLREFVRRGGTLVIAEDFGSNGNALLEGVGASTRIDGRLVRDERNNFRSPNLVVATEVNQSGLTGGADQLTLNYGSVLEPNGARVVVETSSFAYVDENGNGALDDEESLERRPVVTVERIGDGRAVVVSDPSVFINGMLEKDGNARFTRGVFSGHERVLLDYSHVGETPPFVAAVLTLRRSPLLQGTVGLAALGVILVVSARVSAARSGRGRTNDGPRASRERLRRGLANRHPDWDPGRLDRVMQEIMTDESEQGDDD from the coding sequence CGTACAACTCGGAGTGGAACGGAACCGCGGACCTCCGCGGACACGCCGACGCCGTCGGCGCGGAGGCGACGGTCGTGACCGACACCGCGCAGTACGGCGGCGTGCCGCCGTCCGGAACGGTCGCCGTGGTCCTCTCCCCCGATAGCCCGTACACCGATGCGGAGACCGAACGCCTCCGGGAGTTCGTGCGGCGGGGCGGCACGCTCGTGATCGCGGAGGACTTCGGTTCGAACGGCAACGCACTTCTGGAGGGTGTGGGGGCGTCGACCCGGATCGACGGCCGGTTGGTGCGAGACGAACGGAACAACTTCCGGTCGCCGAACCTCGTGGTCGCGACCGAGGTGAACCAGTCGGGCCTGACGGGCGGCGCGGACCAGCTCACGCTCAACTACGGGAGCGTGCTCGAACCCAACGGCGCGCGTGTCGTGGTAGAGACCTCCTCGTTCGCGTACGTCGACGAGAACGGGAACGGAGCGCTCGACGACGAGGAGTCGCTCGAACGCCGCCCCGTCGTCACCGTCGAGCGTATCGGCGACGGACGTGCGGTCGTCGTCAGCGACCCGAGCGTCTTCATCAACGGGATGTTGGAGAAAGACGGAAACGCGCGCTTTACCCGGGGCGTGTTCTCCGGCCACGAGCGGGTCCTGCTCGATTACTCACACGTCGGGGAGACGCCGCCGTTCGTCGCGGCGGTCCTGACGCTCCGGCGGAGCCCGCTGCTCCAGGGAACCGTCGGGCTCGCGGCGCTCGGCGTGATCCTCGTCGTCTCCGCGCGAGTCTCGGCCGCTCGGTCGGGCCGCGGGCGGACGAACGACGGCCCGCGGGCGTCCCGCGAGCGGCTGCGACGAGGTCTCGCGAACCGTCACCCGGACTGGGATCCGGGGCGACTGGACCGCGTTATGCAAGAGATTATGACAGACGAGTCTGAACAGGGGGACGATGACTGA
- a CDS encoding AAA family ATPase codes for MTDPEELLEGIREEAGRVLIGNEDVLEGLTVALLTRGHVLLEGVPGVAKTTIANLFAGTLGLQYRRIQMTPDLLPADITGTRIYRSEAGEFDLQKGPIFSNVVVADEINRATPKTQSALLEAMQERQATIEGETHELPSPFIVIATQNPIEMEGTFGLPEAQRDRFQSKLRVEIPDRALETRLLDAFDATPDMGSKDVSPVADRSDILAARETVTEVFLQDAVRDYILDIVAGTRASSSVAHGASPRAAIALLQASKARAAIRGRDYVIPDDPKTLADQVLAHRLVLSTDAELSDVTPRDVIEEVLDSVTPSDGIGGTDGAEGTAVGDGGSGADPDEQASVDSEE; via the coding sequence ATGACTGACCCCGAGGAGTTGCTCGAGGGGATCCGTGAGGAGGCCGGCCGCGTCCTCATCGGAAACGAGGACGTTCTGGAGGGGTTGACCGTCGCGCTGTTGACCCGGGGGCACGTGCTGCTCGAAGGGGTTCCCGGCGTGGCCAAGACGACGATCGCAAACCTCTTCGCCGGAACGTTGGGCCTGCAGTACCGTCGCATCCAGATGACGCCGGACCTGCTGCCCGCGGACATCACCGGAACCCGGATTTACCGATCGGAGGCCGGCGAGTTCGACTTACAGAAGGGGCCGATCTTCTCGAACGTCGTCGTCGCCGACGAGATCAACCGGGCGACGCCGAAGACGCAGAGCGCCCTCCTGGAGGCGATGCAGGAGCGACAGGCGACGATCGAGGGTGAGACCCACGAACTCCCGTCGCCGTTCATCGTGATCGCGACGCAGAACCCCATCGAGATGGAGGGAACCTTCGGGCTGCCCGAGGCGCAGCGCGACCGGTTTCAGTCCAAACTCCGGGTCGAAATACCCGACCGGGCGCTCGAAACACGGCTGTTGGACGCCTTCGATGCGACCCCCGATATGGGATCGAAGGATGTCAGCCCCGTCGCGGATCGGTCGGACATCCTCGCCGCCCGCGAAACCGTCACCGAGGTGTTCCTCCAGGACGCGGTCCGCGACTACATCCTCGACATCGTCGCGGGGACGCGGGCGAGTTCCAGCGTCGCCCACGGCGCGTCGCCGCGCGCGGCGATCGCGCTGCTGCAAGCCTCGAAGGCCCGGGCGGCCATCCGGGGCCGCGATTACGTCATCCCGGACGACCCCAAGACGTTGGCCGACCAGGTGCTGGCCCACCGGCTCGTCCTGTCGACGGACGCGGAGCTCAGCGACGTGACCCCGAGGGACGTGATCGAGGAGGTCTTAGACTCCGTGACGCCGTCCGACGGGATCGGCGGGACCGACGGGGCTGAGGGGACCGCAGTCGGTGACGGCGGCTCGGGCGCCGATCCGGACGAACAGGCCTCCGTCGACTCCGAGGAGTGA
- a CDS encoding DUF4129 domain-containing protein: protein MTDTARLLPVLLALAIVGSSVGTVGALSPAPPTGTDAAVDRPASGPVAFQQGPPSGPVGIQHTDPAEAGEGDGGGDGSGEAGDLTAVRRWLGDRIGTLLVACARESRTNGNGTCEQLAEEYPSLAGRYAAVAEETADPDDNNVSRVLNRTGENQREFAAAVRNYRRALEAYRNADDVSDERRRSLARNVSRYGSRVEELGTDLATSHEVIAENSTIDVGPARDITTNVTTNVNRTTDEVRTREFVPPELTVSATTREVSFADPTVVRGQLRAEDGTPLANRTVEVRTPERTIRTTTDAAGEYTVTYRPTTAPVGAATVEAAYRPRNDSQYLRTTAGTDVTIRATTGAVELNGTPSGVAYGDDVTVRGSVRANGTGAAGVPVTVTLGGVLLAETNTTDSGAFSASGRLPASIPAGSPTLRVAVPQEDRAFAADPAAANVTVTRSTPTLVVNTERLDADTARVFGGMFVGQNPVSDARLTVRRGGETVGTVAVSDEGTFETNVSVPEVAANESTALTVAYDPPQGNVEGVDLRVGVSSASTGLVPDVENPAGGFVSGFGNPVDELEFESVRSADPVLLGGGLVAFLVVFVIASSGVLRRVWRAVVRGLPAAVGPLLGGGYAASRPDTVIRPPDETDDSDTDDDAADEAGALLGAATERLSGGRADESIIGAYGAVRRHLDARFGVEPALTHWELLRRYGGSLDAERRDALERLTEAYERAAFSPARSTTETAQDAIDSASVVVGERVEPGSAGD, encoded by the coding sequence ATGACCGACACCGCCCGACTCCTTCCGGTCCTGTTGGCGCTCGCGATCGTCGGGTCATCGGTCGGGACGGTCGGGGCGCTGTCGCCCGCACCGCCCACAGGGACGGATGCTGCCGTCGATCGGCCAGCCTCCGGACCGGTCGCGTTCCAGCAGGGACCCCCCTCGGGTCCTGTCGGGATCCAGCACACCGACCCGGCGGAGGCGGGCGAGGGTGACGGCGGGGGCGACGGGTCGGGCGAAGCGGGCGACCTGACCGCCGTCCGGCGGTGGCTCGGGGATCGGATCGGGACGCTGCTCGTCGCGTGCGCCCGGGAGAGTCGGACTAACGGTAACGGGACCTGCGAACAGTTGGCCGAGGAGTACCCCTCCCTGGCCGGGCGGTACGCGGCCGTCGCCGAGGAGACGGCCGATCCCGACGACAACAACGTGAGCCGCGTGTTGAACCGGACGGGCGAGAACCAGCGGGAGTTCGCGGCGGCGGTGCGGAACTACCGTCGGGCGCTCGAGGCGTACCGGAACGCGGACGATGTCAGCGACGAGCGCCGCCGGTCGCTCGCCCGAAACGTCTCGCGGTACGGGTCACGGGTCGAGGAACTCGGCACGGACCTGGCGACCAGCCACGAAGTCATCGCCGAGAACAGCACCATCGACGTCGGGCCGGCCCGCGACATCACGACGAACGTGACGACGAACGTCAACCGGACAACCGACGAGGTGCGGACCCGGGAGTTCGTCCCGCCGGAACTGACGGTGTCGGCGACGACCCGCGAGGTGTCGTTCGCCGACCCGACAGTCGTCCGGGGACAGTTGCGGGCCGAGGACGGAACGCCGCTCGCCAACCGCACCGTCGAAGTGCGGACGCCCGAGCGGACCATCCGAACGACGACTGATGCCGCGGGCGAGTACACCGTGACGTACCGACCCACGACCGCGCCGGTCGGAGCCGCCACGGTCGAAGCGGCGTACCGTCCGCGGAACGACTCGCAGTACCTCCGGACGACCGCCGGAACCGACGTGACGATCCGCGCCACCACCGGAGCGGTCGAACTGAACGGGACCCCCTCGGGCGTCGCCTACGGCGACGACGTGACGGTTCGCGGATCCGTCCGCGCCAACGGGACGGGTGCGGCGGGGGTTCCGGTGACGGTCACGCTGGGCGGGGTTCTGCTGGCGGAGACGAACACGACGGACTCGGGGGCGTTCTCCGCGTCCGGACGCCTGCCTGCGTCCATCCCGGCCGGCTCCCCCACGCTCCGCGTGGCAGTTCCGCAGGAGGACCGCGCGTTCGCCGCAGACCCGGCCGCGGCGAACGTCACGGTCACCCGGTCAACACCCACCCTCGTGGTGAACACCGAACGGCTCGACGCCGACACGGCTCGGGTGTTCGGCGGGATGTTCGTCGGCCAAAATCCGGTTTCGGACGCGCGGCTGACGGTCCGCCGCGGGGGCGAGACGGTCGGGACGGTCGCGGTCAGCGACGAGGGCACGTTCGAGACGAACGTGTCGGTCCCGGAGGTGGCGGCGAACGAGTCGACCGCCCTCACCGTGGCGTACGATCCGCCGCAGGGGAACGTCGAGGGGGTCGACCTGCGGGTCGGCGTGAGTTCCGCGTCGACCGGTCTCGTCCCCGACGTCGAGAACCCCGCCGGCGGATTCGTGTCCGGGTTCGGGAACCCGGTCGACGAACTGGAGTTCGAGTCGGTCCGGAGCGCGGACCCGGTGTTGCTCGGCGGCGGGTTGGTGGCGTTTCTGGTCGTCTTCGTCATCGCCTCCAGCGGGGTCCTCAGACGGGTGTGGCGCGCCGTCGTCCGTGGGTTGCCGGCCGCCGTCGGCCCCCTGCTGGGCGGGGGCTACGCCGCGAGTCGGCCGGACACGGTGATCCGACCGCCCGACGAGACCGACGACTCCGATACCGACGACGACGCGGCGGACGAGGCCGGCGCGCTGCTGGGTGCGGCGACGGAGCGGCTCTCCGGCGGTCGGGCCGACGAGTCCATCATCGGCGCGTACGGGGCCGTGCGACGCCACCTCGACGCCCGGTTCGGCGTCGAACCCGCGCTCACCCACTGGGAGTTGCTGCGGCGGTACGGGGGCTCGCTCGACGCGGAACGCCGCGACGCCCTCGAACGCCTCACGGAGGCGTACGAGCGGGCGGCCTTTTCCCCCGCGCGGAGCACGACCGAGACAGCACAGGACGCGATCGACAGCGCGAGCGTCGTCGTCGGGGAGCGAGTGGAACCGGGGTCGGCCGGTGACTGA
- a CDS encoding DUF1616 domain-containing protein, with protein sequence MAADTDPGWRAYLPPAVQALPADLAAVVALVVLTVLSAVLPGVRETPIRVVLGLPFVLFVPGYAFIAALFPEAGTHGSDADAPSAEESAAPSRDRGIDGIERVALSFGTSIAIVPLIGLALNFTPWGIRLVPILVSVSGFTLVAAFVGTRRRAALDPDDRFAVPYREWIARARRELFEPDTRTDLALNVLLAVSILLAVGSVGYAVAVPQQGESFTEFYLLTEGEDGDLVADGYPTDFVAGEPESLVVGVTNQEHEEVSYTVVTEVQRVETANNSTTVLESESGPRFSPTLAHNETWTRQHRVAPTLTGERLRLTYLLYRGDPPATPTTENAYRELHLWVNVTAT encoded by the coding sequence ATGGCGGCTGACACTGATCCGGGGTGGCGCGCGTACCTGCCGCCGGCGGTGCAGGCTCTGCCGGCGGACCTGGCGGCCGTCGTCGCGCTCGTCGTCCTGACCGTTCTGTCGGCGGTGCTTCCGGGCGTCCGCGAGACGCCGATCAGGGTGGTGCTCGGCCTCCCGTTCGTCCTGTTCGTCCCGGGGTATGCCTTCATCGCCGCGCTGTTTCCGGAGGCGGGAACGCACGGGTCGGACGCGGACGCCCCCTCTGCGGAGGAGTCGGCCGCGCCGTCCCGCGATCGCGGGATCGACGGCATCGAGCGGGTGGCGCTGTCGTTCGGGACCAGCATCGCGATCGTCCCGCTCATCGGGCTCGCGCTCAACTTCACGCCGTGGGGGATCCGGCTGGTCCCGATCCTGGTTTCCGTAAGCGGGTTCACTCTCGTTGCGGCGTTCGTGGGCACGCGGCGTCGGGCCGCGCTCGACCCCGACGACCGGTTCGCGGTGCCGTACCGGGAGTGGATCGCCCGCGCGCGCCGGGAACTGTTCGAGCCGGACACGAGGACGGACCTGGCGCTGAACGTTCTCCTCGCGGTGAGCATCCTGCTCGCCGTGGGAAGCGTCGGCTACGCCGTGGCCGTCCCCCAACAGGGCGAGTCGTTCACGGAGTTCTACCTGTTGACCGAGGGCGAGGACGGCGACCTCGTCGCGGACGGCTACCCGACCGACTTCGTGGCGGGCGAGCCGGAGTCGCTGGTCGTCGGCGTGACGAACCAGGAACACGAAGAAGTCTCCTACACGGTGGTGACCGAGGTGCAACGGGTGGAGACGGCGAACAACTCCACGACGGTACTGGAATCGGAGTCGGGGCCGCGGTTCTCCCCAACACTTGCACACAACGAGACCTGGACCCGACAGCACCGGGTCGCGCCCACCCTGACCGGCGAGCGGCTCCGGCTGACGTATCTGCTCTATCGGGGTGACCCGCCGGCGACGCCGACCACGGAGAACGCTTACCGCGAACTTCACCTGTGGGTGAACGTGACCGCGACGTGA
- a CDS encoding DUF58 domain-containing protein — protein sequence MGDKQIEATIRAKVDTTGLAYVGPHDLEFTDPGGFFTSTLQYGDTHTITIQPRTTGNLHVGEGGQPVATRYGEHKAGRAGAGLEPYEVREYAPGDQLSRIDWKATARLGEPHIREYELTTTHETALVVDHRASMGVGDDGETKLDYLREVGLAFVESAERFDDPLGLYTVGDDGATTADGPAAGTEQYNAARGVVRALSPTRPESSDPTDDPTPPATARRNARRLADDRTPLGETLRPYFDATDVYVRRLADQPLFRTVQLARSQLRAGSWTVIITDDTHPKEVREAAKLARRNDCRVLLFLAPSVLYEPHGLDDLDRAYGRYREFEEFRASLARLDRVTALEVAPGDRLETVVGRHRAGTRRRRGAGRSAGTDRSPTGSRSSDAEPATPPEGAADE from the coding sequence ATGGGTGATAAACAAATTGAGGCTACTATAAGAGCCAAAGTTGATACTACAGGTCTGGCATATGTTGGCCCCCACGACCTCGAATTCACCGACCCCGGCGGCTTCTTCACGAGTACCCTCCAGTACGGCGACACACACACGATCACCATCCAGCCGCGAACCACCGGCAACCTCCACGTCGGCGAAGGTGGCCAGCCCGTCGCCACGCGCTACGGCGAGCATAAGGCCGGCAGGGCCGGGGCAGGACTCGAACCGTATGAAGTAAGGGAGTACGCCCCCGGAGACCAGCTCTCCCGGATCGACTGGAAGGCGACCGCCCGCCTCGGCGAGCCACACATCCGCGAGTACGAACTGACGACCACCCACGAAACCGCACTGGTCGTCGACCACCGGGCGTCGATGGGTGTCGGCGACGACGGCGAAACCAAACTCGACTACCTCCGGGAGGTCGGCCTCGCGTTCGTCGAGTCGGCCGAGCGCTTCGACGACCCGCTGGGACTGTACACCGTCGGCGACGACGGCGCGACCACCGCCGACGGCCCGGCAGCGGGCACCGAACAGTACAACGCGGCCCGCGGCGTCGTCAGAGCCCTCTCGCCCACGCGCCCGGAGTCGTCGGACCCGACCGACGACCCCACGCCGCCGGCCACCGCGCGGCGGAACGCCCGCCGGCTCGCCGACGACCGAACTCCACTCGGGGAGACCCTCCGGCCGTACTTCGACGCGACCGACGTCTACGTCCGCCGACTGGCCGACCAGCCGCTGTTCCGCACCGTCCAGCTCGCGCGGTCACAGTTGCGTGCCGGGTCGTGGACGGTGATCATCACCGACGACACACACCCGAAGGAGGTTCGGGAGGCGGCCAAACTCGCCCGCCGGAACGACTGTCGCGTCCTGCTCTTCCTCGCGCCGTCGGTACTCTACGAACCGCACGGCCTCGACGACTTAGACCGCGCGTACGGTCGCTACCGCGAGTTCGAGGAGTTCCGGGCGTCGCTCGCGCGGCTGGACCGCGTGACCGCACTCGAGGTCGCGCCCGGCGACCGTCTCGAAACCGTCGTCGGGCGGCATCGGGCGGGAACCCGACGGCGTCGCGGCGCCGGTCGGTCGGCCGGCACCGACCGGTCCCCGACCGGATCCAGGTCCTCGGACGCCGAGCCCGCCACGCCGCCGGAGGGCGCGGCCGATGAGTGA